The DNA window GTGTATTTTGCCAATAGTATGTTGCAAACCAAAGGAGATAGTTTTAAGGGAAAAACAGTGGTTGTTTCAGGTTCGGGAAATGTGGCTCAATATGCTGCAGAAAAAGCAACTCAACTTGGAGGTAAAGTGGTTACTATGTCCGATTCTGCAGGGTATATTTATGATGCCGATGGAATAGATGCTACGAAATTAGCCTACATCATGGAAATAAAAAATGAGTTAAGAGGACGAATCAGCGATTATCTAAGCAAATATCCTACTGCAAAATACTTTGCAGGAAAACGACCTTGGGAAGTGAAATGTGATATTGCATTACCTTGTGCTACCCAAAACGAATTGAATGAAGAAGAAGCAAAAATGCTAGTGGCCAATGGTTGTATTTGCGTTTCAGAAGGAGCCAATATGCCTACAACACCAGAAGCCGTGCACGTTTTTCAAAAAGCGAAAATTTTATTTGCACCTGGAAAAGCATCAAATGCGGGCGGAGTAGCAACTTCAGGACTTGAAATGTCTCAAAATTCGCTACGATTAAGCTGGTCATCTGAAGAAGTTGACGAAAAACTGAAAGGAATTATGTTGGCTATTCACGCCTCTTGCGTAAAATACGGTACAGATGCAGCGGGTTATGTTGATTATGTAAAAGGAGCGAATATCGCAGGGTTCGTAAAAGTAGCCGACGCTATGCTGGCACAAGGAGTGGTATAGACTGAACTTATAAATTATAGGAGGCCTTCATTTTTTTCTGAAAATTCAGATTAGAAATGAAGGTCTTTTTTTATGTAACAAAATCCAATTACTTTCGTTTGTATTATATTTGTGAACGAAATAGAATTCATAATGACAAAAAACAGATTTCGATATCTTATACTGCTTCTCTTTTTGCAAATAGGTTTCGCCCAAAACACGCTGCTTTGGCAAGGCTATTTCTCGTACAATGATATCAAAGATATTTCGCAATCGTCAACCTTTGTATTGGCTGCCTCGGAAAATGCCTTGTTTTCGAATCAGCTGAGCACCAATCAAATTAAAACCACAACCACCATCGACGGGCTTTCAGGACAAACCATTACGTCCTTGTATTACAGTCCTACGTCCAACAAAACCCTAGTCGGCTATGAAAATGGATTGTTGATTGTTATCAATCAAGCCGATGGGAGTATGCTCAATATTGTAGATATTATTAACAAACAACTGCCAGCCAACCTAAAACGTATCAATCATTTTATGGAATACCAAGGGATTGTCTATGTTTCTTGCGATTTCGGAATCGTGCAATTTAATTTAGCTACATTGCTATTTGGAGATACTTATTTTATTGGGAATAATGGGTCCGAAATACGAGTTACACAAACCACAGTTTTTAATGGTTTTATGTATGCAGCTACGATAGACGGTATAAGAAGAGCCGATATTACTAATAAAAATTTAATCGATTTTAATCAATGGTCACAGATTGCCACTGGCAGTTGGTCGAGTGTAGAGGCTTTCACTACAGAACTTATAGCGATAAATAGTGCCGGAAATATTCACAAATACAATGCAGGATCCAATTCGTTTATCAGCTATTTACAACTGCCACAAGCGGCAGTCGATATGCGAAATTCTGGTTCATATTTAGTTATTACGACCCCAACTAGCGTCTATGTTTATAACCAACAATTGGTTCTTGTTCGTCAGATTAATAGCAATCAAGTCGTTGATGCAACAGTGAGTTTTAGCTGTGCCACAACTATAGATGATATCATTTATGTTGGTACTACAGATAGTGGTATTTATAGCACATCCATTTCAGTGTCCTCAGCACTAAAAAACACAAAGCCTTCGGGTCCTGCAAGGAATAATATTTTTGCTTTTCAAGTGGCTACAACTTCAGTTTGGGCAGTTTATGGTGATTATGATTTATTTTATAATCCTTACAGACTAGACAGCTACGGGATTAGTAAATACGGCGAAAATGGATGGTTGAATATTCCTTACGAAAAAGTATTTGGAGCAAAATCAATGGTAAGAGTAGCTGTGAATCCTGCAAAAGAGAACGAAATATATGTCAGTTCTTTTTTCTCTGGTTTACTAAAAATTGTTGATGATGAACCAAAAATTTTATACAATCAGACCAATAGCGGGTTGGAATCACTTATACTTGTGCCGCCAAATCCAAGTTATATTGACATTAGAATAAATGGGACAGCATTTGATAAATCTGGTAATCTATGGATTACCAATAGTTTGATAAAAAATGGACTTAAAACACTAACTACTTCAGGTCAATGGCAAAGCTTTTCTTTAGATAAAATTTTAATGGACAGTTCAAGAACTAATTATAATAGATTGTCTATCGATAATAATGGCACAAAATGGATAGCAACAGATAAAGATGGTCTAGTTGGTTTTAACGAAAAAAACAATGTTTTTAAAAAAATTACAATTGGCACAGACACTGGAAATTTACCAACTACTGATGTTCGAGTGGCTGCACTAGATAACAACAATCAACTTTGGATAGGAACTACAAAGGGATTAAGAGTTTTGTCTAATGTAAATAGTTTTTTGACAGAGGATCAATTAACAACAAAAGCAATTATCATTCTTGAGGATAATTTAGCTCAAGAATTGATGTACGAACAATTTATTACTGATATAGTTGTAGATGGAGCCAATAATAAATGGATTGGCACAGCTGATTCT is part of the Flavobacterium nackdongense genome and encodes:
- the porZ gene encoding type IX secretion system anionic LPS delivery protein PorZ codes for the protein MTKNRFRYLILLLFLQIGFAQNTLLWQGYFSYNDIKDISQSSTFVLAASENALFSNQLSTNQIKTTTTIDGLSGQTITSLYYSPTSNKTLVGYENGLLIVINQADGSMLNIVDIINKQLPANLKRINHFMEYQGIVYVSCDFGIVQFNLATLLFGDTYFIGNNGSEIRVTQTTVFNGFMYAATIDGIRRADITNKNLIDFNQWSQIATGSWSSVEAFTTELIAINSAGNIHKYNAGSNSFISYLQLPQAAVDMRNSGSYLVITTPTSVYVYNQQLVLVRQINSNQVVDATVSFSCATTIDDIIYVGTTDSGIYSTSISVSSALKNTKPSGPARNNIFAFQVATTSVWAVYGDYDLFYNPYRLDSYGISKYGENGWLNIPYEKVFGAKSMVRVAVNPAKENEIYVSSFFSGLLKIVDDEPKILYNQTNSGLESLILVPPNPSYIDIRINGTAFDKSGNLWITNSLIKNGLKTLTTSGQWQSFSLDKILMDSSRTNYNRLSIDNNGTKWIATDKDGLVGFNEKNNVFKKITIGTDTGNLPTTDVRVAALDNNNQLWIGTTKGLRVLSNVNSFLTEDQLTTKAIIILEDNLAQELMYEQFITDIVVDGANNKWIGTADSGVFLVSPNGQETKYHFTETNSPLPSNAINDIDINSTTGEVFIATSKGMVSFKGVATGANEDLNSVFVYPNPVRPEYEGTVKISGLIDKATVKITDIEGNLVYETTSEGGTIEWDTTAFGKHKVASGVYMVFISAQDGIETKVKKIMIIR
- the gdhA gene encoding NADP-specific glutamate dehydrogenase, which encodes MSQSITSFIESVAKRNANEPEFMQAVQEVAETVIPFIEENKKYQNKMLLERMVESERVIMFRIVWTDDKGETQVNRGYRIQMNSAIGPYKGGIRFHPSVNLSILKFLAFEQTFKNSLTTLPMGGGKGGADFDPKGKSDNEVMRFCQAFMTELSKHIGANTDVPAGDIGVGGREVGFMFGQYKRLRNEFTGVLTGKGISFGGSLVRPEATGYGNVYFANSMLQTKGDSFKGKTVVVSGSGNVAQYAAEKATQLGGKVVTMSDSAGYIYDADGIDATKLAYIMEIKNELRGRISDYLSKYPTAKYFAGKRPWEVKCDIALPCATQNELNEEEAKMLVANGCICVSEGANMPTTPEAVHVFQKAKILFAPGKASNAGGVATSGLEMSQNSLRLSWSSEEVDEKLKGIMLAIHASCVKYGTDAAGYVDYVKGANIAGFVKVADAMLAQGVV